GCATTGCAGCCTCTGCTTCGATACCACCAACGCCCCAGCCGACCACCCCAAGTCCGTTAATCATTGTTGTATGAGAATCTGTCCCCACCAGGGTATCAGGATAGGCGTATTTTTTGCCGTCCACCTCTGTCGCCATCACCACACTGGCAAGATACTCCAGATTTACCTGGTGCACAATACCCACGGATGGGGGAACAATCCTGAGGTTCCTGAATGATTTCTGCGCCCACTTCAGGAATCTATACCTTTCGGAATTCCTCCCAAATTCCTTAGAGAGGTTTAGCGCAACTGAATTTTCGTTTCCGTAGAAGTCAACCTGGACGGAATGATCTATGACAAGGTCCACAGGTATCTGCGGTTGTATTATCTTTGGATCCTTGCCAAGTTGCTCTGCTTTAGCCCTCATTGATGCAAGGTCAACGATCGCAGGGACGCCCGTGAAATCCTGCATCAGCACCCTTGCAACCTTGAACGGCACTTCAACGTCAGAGGGATCTTTTGGGTTCCAGTTGAGAAGATTCTCAACATCCTCTTCCCTTACTGCTTTTCCATCAAGGTTCCGTATGAGTGATTCCAGAACTATTCTGATAGACAGGGGCAGTCTAGATATCCTACTGCCAGCATTTTCCAGATCGGGCAATGAGAAGTAATGATACGTTTTCCCGTCAGTCTCAAGGGTTTTTTCTATCCTGAATTTTGACTGCATCATAATCACCACAGCATGACAACTTATTTAATTATGATTTTCGATGCTTCCCGCATCCCAGAATATTCTTCCTCATTTCTCCTCAGGTTCCTTTTTCACTGACACATTACCTGTTATGGATCTTTCGCGTTGCATAGGCCTAGCAGTATTGCTGCACTGTGCTCTGGGAAGGACCTGTGTTAAGGCATTTCCATTTGCTCGCTGTTTCAACTGAAGTGAAGGGACTATATCATGGAATTTTGGAAGTTATCCACAGGAATATCCCAATTGAAGGTCTTGTTTGATTCCGCAATATCTCATGCAAAGTCTGATAAATTTAAGTATGTTGAAGTTAATTTAGTTGTATGAATTCTACCATCAAGGACATTGATATTATTGAACTAGGAGAAAAAGGGAGAGAAGTTTCCTCCCCTTGGAGCTCTACCATATTACTGGTCAAGTTGACATCCTCTGATGGTAAGGTTGGCTTCGGGGAAGCTCCGACCACACTCATGACCCTGCCTGTTAAAGAAAGCATGAAGGAGGTGCAGAGGGTATTCTCTGGCGCTGATTTCTTTCAGGTGGAAAGGAACGTGAAGGAATTTTACAGGCACTCGTTTTACCTGTCCAAGTCCATGGAAGCTACGTCTGCACTGAGTGCTTTCGAAATAGCCAGCTGGGATCTCATCGGAAAGGAACTTGGCTCTCCTGTGTACAACCTTATTGGAGGTAAGTTTAGGGACAGGATGAGGGCATATGCGAATGGCTGGTACTCGAACTGCGTTACGTCTGATGATTTTATAAAGAAGGCAAAGGAACTTGTGAGGCAAGGGTTCACGGCAATGAAATTTGACCCCTTTGGTCCCAATTTCGATACAATCACACGAGATGGGCTGGATAACGCAAGAAACATCGTTTCTGGAATGAGGGAGGCTCTCGGTGATAAGATTGACCTGCTCATTGAATGCCATGGCCGCTTCTCCACAAGATCAGCAATTGAAGCTGGAAAGGCACTAGAAGACCTCAATCCATTCTTCATGGAAGAGCCACTTCATCCGGAGCAAGAATTTGGTCTCGCTGAATTCAGGAAAGCTGTTAAGGTTCCTGTGGCGCTCGGGGAACGGCTGCTGAATAAGGTTGATTTTGCCAGGTTTATATCCTCAGGGCTGGTTGATGTGATTCAGCCTGATATCACGAATTCCCTCGGTGTGCTTGAGGGTAAAAAGATAGCTGCGATTGCAGAATCCTTCGGGATACCCGTGGCATTCCATAACGCCTTCGGCCCGATACAGACTGCCGCAACACTGAACGTGGATTATACCATACCGAACTTCCTCATTCAGGAGAGCTTTGAGGCTTTCTGGCCGGATTGGAAAAAGAATCTGGTCAGGTCTGGATACATGCTTGAAAATGGATATTTCACGATGTCTGGAAAACCGGGGATAGGAATTGATATTGATGAAAAGATACTGTCAGACTACAGGATAGACGGTATGGAGCCATTTGATAGTGTTGAGCCTCCATGGGTGGTGTCTGGAACTTACAGGGAGTAGGTTGAATGGTTAAGAAAGGGTCAAAG
The genomic region above belongs to Thermoplasmataceae archaeon and contains:
- a CDS encoding mandelate racemase/muconate lactonizing enzyme family protein produces the protein MNSTIKDIDIIELGEKGREVSSPWSSTILLVKLTSSDGKVGFGEAPTTLMTLPVKESMKEVQRVFSGADFFQVERNVKEFYRHSFYLSKSMEATSALSAFEIASWDLIGKELGSPVYNLIGGKFRDRMRAYANGWYSNCVTSDDFIKKAKELVRQGFTAMKFDPFGPNFDTITRDGLDNARNIVSGMREALGDKIDLLIECHGRFSTRSAIEAGKALEDLNPFFMEEPLHPEQEFGLAEFRKAVKVPVALGERLLNKVDFARFISSGLVDVIQPDITNSLGVLEGKKIAAIAESFGIPVAFHNAFGPIQTAATLNVDYTIPNFLIQESFEAFWPDWKKNLVRSGYMLENGYFTMSGKPGIGIDIDEKILSDYRIDGMEPFDSVEPPWVVSGTYRE